The uncultured Trichococcus sp. DNA window AATTGATTTATTTGTATTTAGGGACAATAAAAAGTATTCATTTGTATTGCATAGTTATTATGGAATAATTGCTTACTTAGAAGAATATTTCAGTACGATCGTGAAAATTTCCAATAAAGGGACTACCCGCGAAAAAATACTTGAACTGCAATCCTACATAGATAACAACTATTATATGGAAATACGGCTGTCCGATATTTCCAATCAATTTTTTATTTCGGAGCAGTATCTATCCAAAATATTTTACGAAGAGACCGGGAAAACTTTTACTGCATACCTGATTGAGCGGCGTTTGGAGCAGGTAAAAAGAATATTGCTCAATACAGATTTATCGATTACCGATGCAGCCTACTCGTCCGGTTTCAATAATGTGAATTCATTCAATAAGTTGTTTAAGAAACATTTCCATACAACGCCCAGCCTTTTCAGAGAGCAAAATAGGAAACAGGAAGAAGTACATCAAATGATGGAAGGCGATCAGAGCGAGATGAAGCAACTTTTGACAAGCGGAAAGCGTCATGGCGTTGATCAGATCACTATTGATTTATCAGGAGAGGCCGTAAATTATCAGTCTGAACTTATGATAAATTTAGGCTATGCCGGAGATCTCTTATTATCTGATCTATCCGATCAAATGACAAGAATTCAGGAGTTGCCATTTAGATACGGCAGAACGTGGGGAATCATCAATGATGAAATTCTTCAAAGGGAAGGTCCAATCTTTGATTTTTCAAAGGTTGATAGGATAATCGATACGATCCTATCTGCCGAACTGATTCCGTTTCTTGATATAGGCTTCCTAGGGAAAATGATAGCGACGTCTTATTCTACGATAAAGATAGTGAAGAATTTTAAGCTCCCAAGCTACAGGATGGAAGATGTTCTGGAACGTTATGAAGCCTTATTCAATCATTTTTTGGATCGCTATGGTGCCCAAGAAGTCAGTCGATGGATGCTGGAAATGTGGAAGCCTAATCCACTAGTCGTTGAACATACAAGAGCCGAGGAGTCTGTAATGGTTCATACCGATAACGGGATGCTGAACCTGCTCAGCAACAACGGCTACATTACTTTTTTTGGTTCAGTCAAACAAATAGTCAAGAAACTGTTTCCTGCTATCAGATATGGTGGGTGCGGACTCAGTATTGACATTGAAGATTCTTCGTACAAAGTTTTTTTGACCGATTGGTTCAAAGACAGAAAAAATAGTCCTGATTTCATAAGTATCAAGACTTTTCAGATTACCCTCCATAACCAAAATGCGTATACAGGCAAACTTAAAAATCCTATAGATTCGAACGAAAATTTTATTCTGGAACAAGTATCCGCATTCAAAGAAACATTAAAAGCAATAAACGATGGAATTCCATTAGTCATTTCGGAATTGAATGTGACGACGTCCAGTAGAGATGGAATCAATGATACGGGATTCAAAAGTACCTACCTGATCAAGAATCTGATGGATATCTTTACAAAATGCAGTATTGTAGGGTACTGGTACTACAGTGATGCGACAGTTGTGGACGCTTCATTGGAAAATAAGGAAATATTTGGTGGGGCCGGTCTTTTGACAAGGAACGGTATTGCTAAAAATAGTTTCACTGTGTTCCATTTTCTCAGTATTTTGAGCGAAAATATCATATACATCGGCAATGGTGTCTGCGTCACCAAGACAAATATGGACGTATATCATGTTTTGATTTATAATTTCAGTCAACTGAATTCTAATTATTACTATAACTACAACAACGTAAACAATTTCAATGAAGAATCACTCTATTCCATATTTACAAGTAAACGTCCCAGCGAAATAGAGATTAAACTTAACAACATATCGGCTTTACGGGAACAAGTGCACATCAAAGAATACCGCTTGGACTCATCAGACAATGATTTGGCCAAAGAAATTTATCAGTTAGGACATGTAAAGAAATACACACCGGAATTGGTGGGCTACTTGGAAAGCAAAATAAGTCCCAAAATTAATATGTATTGTACTGAAATAGTTGACAAGAGTATCGTATTGAACAAAAAGCTTCAGGTGCACAGTTTGATTTATTTGGAAATCACTTGAGCTCATCGTTGAAAAAACAAATTGCAAAGGTAGTCTCTCCTGCAAGTAGAATGAGGACATTACAGAAACGCAGCATCATAAAAGTTGAATGAAGTAGGGAAAGGAAGAGGATGGATGCGATTGGACAAACTGCTCAGCGAATGCGGCTACGGTTCGCGAGGACAAGTGAAAAAATTGATCAGAAGCAAACAAGTCAGCATCGACGGTGAAATCGTGCTGGCGGACAGTCACAATGTCGATCCGCAGCTCCAGACGGTCATCGTCTCGGGGAAAACGTTGACGCGCCGCACCAATGTCTACTATATGCTGCACAAACCGGCCGGGGTCGTGACGGCGGTATCCGATGAAGGCAACCGGACCGTCATCGATCTGATCGATCCGTCCGACCGCAGACCGGGCCTCTATCCTGTGGGACGGCTGGACAAGGACACGGAAGGGCTGCTGCTGATCACGGACAACGGGCAGCTGGGCTATCAGCTGTTGCTGCCGCATAAAAAAGTGACGAAGCGCTATGAAGTCGTCGTGAACGAGTTTGTTACCGCTGCCGACCAGGAAGCTTTCGCCGAAGGGATCGTCTTCCATGGCGGGACGACCTGCAAGCCGGCCCATTTGACCATCCTCAGCCACGGAGATGATGAGAGCCGCGTGCTGCTGGACATCAGCGAGGGAAAATTTCATCAAGTGAAGAAGATGTTCCTTTCGGTCGGCAAGAAAGTCACCTACCTGAAACGCCTCACGATGGGACCGCTCGAATTGGATGAGTCGATTCCTCCGGGCAGCTATCGGCCGCTCAATGAAGCGGAATTGGAACAACTGAAGCCGTATTTCCGCTAGGAAGAAGGCAAGTCCAACCAAAAAGAGGAGGAGCTGATCACAGCTCTTCCTCTTTTTGGCGTGCCAAGGCTTTTTTCCTCGGTTTTGATTGAGTCAACCGGTAGCTTTCTGTGATGATGCGGTCAGCAATCGGGTAAAGCTCCTCGGAGACGAGCCTCAGGGTGATCCAGTGGGTCTTGTTCATGTGATAGGCTGGCATGATTTCCAGAATCGTCTCGCGCAGATAGTCGTTCCGCTCGGGAGTGTTCTTCACGTTCAGCCAAATTTCACCGTTCCGTTCATAGATGTAGGCGAAAGTTTTCCGGTTGCCTTCGTGGCGCATGACGGTCCATTCGGAATCGCCGAAAGGGTAATCTTCGATGACGTGCGCGTGCTCTTGGCAAAGGGCGATCAGCCGATTCCGGACAGTGATTTGGGGTTCCATATACGTTCCTTCTTTCCTGTTCATTTGCTGCTCCTTTTATTATATTAAATTTTCCTGAAAATGGCTCGCATCGGGTCGGATCTATTGACATACGGATGGATCATGCGATAATAGATAGCGTGCTATGTATAACTATCCGGAAGGAGGAAACATTTTGATATCACGCGAGATGATGGGAGCCTATATCCCGATGCTCCATAACCAATTCAAGGAGCAGATGAACCGACTTGTTGGTAAAATCGATCTGACCACTTCCCAGATCCACGTCCTTTTCTATCTGAAGAGCCGTGGCGACGAGGAAGTGATCCAAAAAGACATCGAAGAGAAGTTCAACCTTACGAATCCGACCGTGACCGGAATCATCAAACGGCTGGAAGCGAAGGGATTCGTCACGCGCACGGTAAGTTCGAAGGATGCCCGCTCCAAGAGCATCCATCTGACCGAAAAAAGCATCGCCGCCTCGAAGGAGATGAAACGGGCTTTGCAGGAGGCCAACAAAAAAGTTTTCGAAGGCTTCACCGCGGAGGAACTGGATGTACTGGAAGGATGCTTCAAAAGGATGCTGCACAATCTGGAAGGCGGCTGCGGCCACCAACACGGGCATGTGCATAAAAAAGAAAACAACTAAATTAGGAAAGAAAAGGGAATGCAGATGAAAGTGATAATGAAATACCTGAAACCTTTTGCCGGCACGATCCTGGTCAGCCTGCTGATTTTGTTCGGTCAGGCAATCGGTGAATTGAGCCTGCCGAATCTGATGAGTGATATCGTCAATACCGGCATCCAGAACGGAGGCGTCGAACAGGAAGCGCCTGAAGCACTGCCGTCCGAAGGCTTCGCGCTTATGACACTGTTCATGGCTGAAGAAGACAAGGAAACGTTCCAGAACAGCTATCAGCTGATCGAGGGCGGATCATCGGAAGCCGAAGCCTACAGCACAGAATTTCCGGATAGCCAGGAAGCGGATTTCTACGTGCTGGATGAAACCAATCCGGAACGTTTGTCCTCGCTGGAGAGTATCTTCAGCAAGGCAAGCTACAGTTTTGTGACGTTCATGAAGGAAATGTCCGCTCAGCAAGGCAATGCCGCAGCAGTCGATGCCGAGAGCGGCTTCGCGGATGCTGATATGATCCAACTGTACGCACTGCTGCCGCAATTGCAGCAGTTGCCGAAGGAAGCTTTCACGGCATCCATGGATGTTGCCGAGGCTGCCGAACCGATGCTTTACAGCCAAATCGGGATCCTGTTTACGAAACTGTTCTATGAAGACTTGGGGGCGGATATGGATGCGCTCCAAAACCAATACATTATGACGAAGGGCGCACAGATGCTCGCCATCGCTCTTGCGGTGTCCGTTGCTTCCGTAGCGGTCGCATATTTCTCTTCACGTATCGCCTCTAAAGTATCCGGCAGGATGAGAAGGGATGTCTTCGCCAAAGTCGAAAGTTTTTCCAACGCCGAGTTCGATAACTTTTCGACCGCTTCCCTGATCACACGCACGACCAATGACGTGCAGCAGATACAGCAACTGATCACAATCGGTATCCGCATGCTCTGCTATGCACCGATTTTGGCTACTGGTGGCCTGATCATGGCAATCGACAAGAGCGTTTCGCTGGCGTGGACAATCGCTGTTGCGGTTATTGCGCTTGTCGGCATCATGATGTCAATCCTGTCGATTGCGATGCCGAAGTTCAAAGTGCTGCAGAGTTTGACGGACAGACTGAATCTGGTCAGCCGCGAGAATCTTTCCGGTATGATGGTCATCCGTGCTTTCGGAAATGAACCGTTTGAAGAAAACCGCTTCAACGATGCCAATGAAGACTACACCTACACAAACCGCTTTGTGCAGCGTTTGATGTCCTTGTTGATGCCGGCGATGATGCTCGTCATGAACGGAGTTTCATTGCTGATCATCTGGTTCGGAAGCCAGCAAGTCGCCGATTCTGCCCTGCAGATCGGGGATATGATGGCCTACATCCAATATGTGATGCAGATCATCATGGCCTTCTTGATGATATCGATGATGTTCATCTTCCTGCCGCGTGCTTCTGTATCGGCAACCCGGATCGGGGAAGTGCTGGATACGGATCTGAGCATCACGGATCCGATTGACGCGCAACTAAGCGTAAAAAATGAAGGCCTCATCACCTTCAACCATGTTTCCTATCATTATCCGAAGGCGATCGAAAATGTCTTGACCGACATTTCCTTTACGGCCAGACCAGGTGAAACAACGGCGATCATCGGATCGACCGGTTCCGGTAAATCGACATTGATCAATCTGATTCCGCGCTTCTATGATGTGACGGACGGCGCCATCGAAATCGACGGCATCGACATCCGCAAAATGACACAAGCCGATCTGCGCCGCAACATCGGCTATGTTCCGCAGAAGGGGATGCTTTTCTCCGGAGACATCACCTCAAACGTTCTGTACGGAAAAGATGACGCTTCGACGGATGAAATCATGAAAGCTCTTGAAGTCGCCCAAGCGAAAAACTTCGTATCTGAGATGGAAGACGGTGTTGAAACTGCCATCGCACAGGGCGGCGGTAACGTCAGCGGCGGGCAGAAACAGCGCTTGTCGATTGCCCGCGCCTTGGTCAAAAAAGCGCCGATCTATATTTTTGACGACAGCTTTTCGGCCTTGGACTTCAAAACGGATGCGGCATTGCGTTCCGCGCTGCATGCCTACACGGACAACGCAACCGTTCTGATTGTGGCGCAACGGATCAGCACCATCATGGATGCGGAACAGATCATCGTCCTCGATAAAGGCAAAATCGTCGGGATAGGGACTCACGATGCGTTGATGAAAAACTGTGAGACTTACCAAGAAATTGCTAAATCTCAGCTTTCAGAGGAGGAATTAGCATGAGCGAAATGAAACAAAGAAGACCGCAAGGCGGTCCGGGCGGAGGCCACGGTCCGATGGGCGGGATGAGCGCACCGGTCGTGAAAGCGAAGGACTTCAAAGGCGGATTCAAAAAATTGGCCGCTTATCTGTCACCGTTCAAATGGCTGATGGCAGTCGTCTTTATTTTGGCGGTCGCCTCCTCCTTGTTCGGGATTGTCGGACCAAAAATCATGGCTTTGGCCATCGATAAATTGGTCGCCGGCATCATGCTGAAATTCACAGGCGGATCCGGAGAAATCGATTTCGATTACATCGGAACCGTACTGTTGGGGCTCTTGGGCCTGTATGTGCTGAGCGCCTCATTCTCTTATCTGCAAGGATTTCTGATGTCGGGTGTCTCCGCAAAAGTTTCCTATAAACTGCGAAAAGACATCATGGAGAAAATAAACAAATTACCGCTGGCCTATTTCCACAAGAACAGCCAAGGGGATGTGCTTTCCAGAATCACGAATGACGTGGACACTCTGAACACCAGCCTGAATCAGAGTCTCACCCAGATCATCACATCGATCACGACACTGGTGGGTGTCTTCATCATGATGCTGACGATCAGCTGGTCGCTGACGCTCGTCATCCTTGTCGTGCTGATCGTGTCCATGATGCTCCTGATGCTGATCATGTCGAAGTCGCAGAAGCACTTTGCCAATCAGCAAAAATATTTGGGTGCGGTCAACGGCCATGTCGAAGAGATGTACGGCGGACATGTGGTCATGAAAGCCTTCAACGGAGAAGCGAAATCCGTTGCCGCTTTCGACAAAGAGAACGATCAATTGATCGAAGCCGGCTTCAAGGCGGAATTCCTTTCCGGGTTGATGATGCCTTTGTTGAGCCTGATCGGAAATCTTGGCTATGTCGTGGTCTGCATCATGGGTGGCGCGATGGCTGCTGCCGGAAACATGACAATCGGGGATATCCAAGCCTTCCTGCAGTACGTTCGCAACTTCACCCAGCCTTTGACGCAAGTCGCTCAAGTGGGAAGTCAATTGCAACGGATGGTTGCCGCTTCTGAACGGATCTTCGAGTTCCTGGAAGAGGAAGAAGAGACCGTGACCGAAGCGAGAGTCGAAATGGCGACGGCCGATGTTAAAGGGAATGTCCGCTTCGACCACGTCAAGTTCGGTTATGAACCGGAACATCTGGTCATCAAGGACTTCTCCGCGGATGTCAAAGAAGGGCAAACTGTCGCGCTCGTCGGGCCTACTGGAGCCGGCAAGACGACGATGGTGAAATTATTGATGCGTTTCTACGACTTGACGGACGGAGCCATCTACATCGATAACCATAGCCTGACCGATTTCACGCGCAGCGATCTGCGGACGGAATTCGGAATGGTGCTCCAGGATACGTGGCTTTACAACGGTACCATCATGGAGAACATCCGCTACGGGAAACTGGATGCGACGGATGAAGAAGTCATCGCGGCTGCAAAAGCTGCGCAAGTGGATCACTTTGTCCGGACATTGCCGGATGGCTATAACATGGTCCTGAACGAGGAAGCAAACAACGTTTCGCAAGGAGAAAAACAATTGCTGACGATCGCGCGGGCAATCCTTGCCGATCCGCAGATCATGATCCTGGATGAGGCAACAAGCTCGGTCGATACGCGGACGGAAGTGCTGATCCAGAAAGCGATGGAAACCTTGATGCACGGAAGAACAAGCTTCATCATCGCGCATCGCCTGTCGACCATCAAGAATGCCGACCTGATCCTCTGCATGAACAACGGGGACATCGTCGAACAAGGAACCCACCAAGAACTGCTGGCGAAAGGCGGCTTCTACGCCGACCTCTACAACAGCCAATTCGACGAAGGCGAAGAATAATAAAGACAATAAAACTGCATCATGCAACCTAAAGAAGATGATCCCGATACGTAATCGGGCTCGTCTTCTTTATTTTTTTTGCCCGTTTCGCAAAGAATAGTCATGAAAGCGAATTTGTCAACCTCGGATTTAAAAAATCCCCATCGAAGAGTTTGTAAATAAAAATCAGATCATCGTCAGGAAGGATCGAAAGCATGAATGAACGGCATCGCAGCACACTTATCCCAGTAAACATGATAGCGTTCACAAAGTATTAACAATAAAAAAGTTGTAACCGGTTACCACCGATGGTATTATTTCCTTAGTTATTATAACTTGGTTTTATTAATGTCGTTTCAATCGTTTTTTAATGTAACTTAGTACCACAATGCGATACAAGGCGGTAAGTCAGTTCAGAAAATTATAATTTGGAGGGGGAAATAAAAAAACTAAAATTTCGGACAAAAAAAACTATTTAAAAGCCCTGCAGTTGCAGTATCTTCAAGCGCTAAATTTCCCGGATAAAATGCCTGCGTTGCAAAAAATATCTACTTTTTTAAGGAATATAGAATCAGCTGATTTGAAAAATATGAATTCAACTTATGTAGAATAGTCCACCAATTATTATAGAGAAAAGAGGAAAATCTAATGGCAGAAGAAAAGGTTGTCAAGCAGCAAAATTCAGCAAATGACATGAAAAGTAAGTTAAGCTTGAAGCACAGATTAGCTTATGGTGCCGGAGATGCAGGTGGGGTTGTTACCCTTGTGTTGATCGGAACGTTTATGAACCGGTACATTACAAACATATTGGGAGTATCATTTGCGACGCTATCTATACTGTTGCTCGTTTGGAATATTTGGGATATGGTCAATGACCCAATGATGGGTACTTTTATGGATAAGTCTTTCTCTAAGGTCCAAGGCAAAAAAGATAAGTTCCGTCCTTGGATGTTACGCTCTATACCCTTGATTGTAATCGGTCTCATTGCATTCTTCTCTGTGCCATCCATGTTTGAAGGAACCATGCGTTTGGTAGCTATTTTTCTGTTGAAAATTATTTACGAATTAGGTTATACCATGATGAATATTGCCATGGGATCCGTTCTTGGGGTTATGGCCTTAAACGATAAAGAGAGAACTACTTTATCATCCGCTCGTGGTATGGGATCAACACTTGGTGGTCTGATCGGTTCTATGGCTATACCGGTGATTCTTGCGCGTTTAGGTGAAAATACAACAGGCTATATGGTTGCAGGTATCTTCGCAGCTGTATTAGGTGGGTTACTTATCTTCTTCCACTATTGGGGAACTGAGGAACGGAATGTTGCAGCAAAACTTGCCGCAGAGGAACAAACAGAACCGACAAAAGTCACAGATATTTTTGTTACATTAGCTAAAAATAAAGCTTTCTTGTCACTTTGCTTACACTCAATTGTGATTGTATTTGGTCAAAACCTATTCAATGCAACGCTTCCTTACATTTACGGCGATGTATTTGGAGATTTGGGCTTGATGGCATACGCTTCTGCGATCGGTATGGGTTTACCAGTAGTACTATTGCTTATCGCTCCAAAATTGGTAACAATAATTGGGTCTACGGTTAAGGTAATCCGTACTTATTTATTGCTGAGTACCGTTATCTTTGTTGGTTTATACGTTTGGAAATTAGTGGGTGACTTACCACCTTTCTTCTACATGATTTTTGCCAGCTTAGGGATTGCCTTCATGATGATGTCCGTTCAACTGCAATGGGGTCTTGTTTCAGAGTCGATTGACTACAACGAATACATCACAGGAAAACGTTCAGAAGGTTCAATCTACGGGAACTTCTCACTGACAAGACGTGTCGGCCAAATGTTGGCGCAATCACTCGTTGTCTTGATGATCGGTTGGATTGGCTATAGCCAACAGGCCGCTCAAACTGGACAAGCACAATCAGCTGAAACTGTTGAAGGGCTAGTACTATTGAATCTTATTGGCCCTGCAGTGTGTGCCTTATTATCATGGGCTTCATTCAAATTTATTTGGAATATCACCGATGAAACACGTATGGATATGACAACAGCTCGTCAAGCAAGACTTGATGAATTTGCTAAGAAACACGATGAACCAGAAGTATAATAGAGGGGTGCACTTGTCATGAAATTAAGAAGTCATTTATTGAATGTTTTGATCAATGATGAAGTGGAAGCTTATTTAAAGGAGAACGATGTCATCATCGTGCCTTTTGGACCAACCGAACTCCATGGCGGGCTGCCATTGGATTGCGAAACAATATTGGCTGAGGGGATTGCCTTATTGATGGCTGAAAGGACAAATTCACTTGTCCTTCCGCATGTGCCTTACATTTATTCAGGGGCAACCGCCTCCGGTAAGGGAACCATCCAATTAACCGTTAGGGAAAGTGCTGATATGTTGCAAGGTCTGGCACATTCCTTATTGCGATCAGGATTCAAAAAACAAATCTATATCAGTCTGCATGGCCCAGCCCATATCTCAATGAATCCGGTTGTTCGTGATTTTTTTGATGAAACAGGAGTAGCTATTCTCTATATCGACGGCATGATAACAGCCCAGAAATCCGGAGTCTTTTCAGATCCGAAAGAGATGATGCTTCATTTGGATAAGATGATTCTAGGGGCTTACAAGTTACGTAATCGGTTGGATGATATATTGCTGACTTCTGATTATGCAGAGCCCGTTACCCAGACACCATCGGTTTTCGGCAACCTAAGCGCCCAAGCCTTCCAATCTGGAGCAACCGGTTATTATTTCAAGGAACATTCAGACCATATGGCAACCTCTGCCATACCTGATGTTGAAACCCGGGATCGAATGGCAGAAGAGGGATTGGTACTGTTGAATAAGATGGTGGATGCAATTGATTTTCCGACGTTACTGAAGGAAATGGCGATTCAGGAAGATTATCTTGAAGAGGTTTACGAACGTTACCCGCACGTGCCGGCTGCCTACAAGCGACACAAAAACAGTTAAATAGTTTCACAGACTGCTCCCCGTAATGTGGGGCAGTTTTTTTGTGGAATGCTCAAGCCGATATAAATGTTTGACAAGGTGAGAAACGGATGTTATATTTAATTAAATTTTAATAGAAGAGCGATGAAGAGAAGAGTACCTTTCAATCGTCATTCCAGAGAGCCCCGGCAGGTGAAAAGGGGTATGATGAAAAAAAGCGAAGATGGTCTCGGAGCAAAGCAATGCGGATAGTGTTGCTTCGGTTTGTGCACGATAACGCACAAGAGTATAACAAGCGGGAGCTTGCGTACTTTTTAAGGTATGGATCGCGAGGTCCCTACGAACATGGGTGGTAACACGAAGAGCTTTCGTCCCTGTATTTCAATCAGTTGGAATACAGGGACGAGGGCTTTTTTTTCTTTTTGCAAAATCAGAGTAATGAACAGAAGCAACCTCGGCCAATCAGCAATGACACTATGAGCAACTGCCATGCAAGAATAGATCTAAAACCAGAAGGGAAAGATGAAAAATGACAGAGAAAAATTACAGTTTTGAAACGTTGCAAGTACATGCAGGCCAAGCGCCGGACCCCGTTACCGGAGCCCGCGCAGTGCCGATCTACCAGACGACCGCTTTCGTCTTCGACAGCGCGGAACAGGCTGCCGGCCGCTTCGCCTTGACGGATGCCGGAAATGTCTACACCCGTTTGACGAACCCCACCACTGCAGTCGTGGATGCGCGGGTTGCTGCGCTTGAAGGCGGCACCTCCGCGGTTACGGTCGCTTCAGGTTCGGCGGCGATCACGTACGCCATCCTGAATGTTGCGCATGCGGGCGATAAAATCGTCGCTGCCAGCACGCTTTATGGAGGCACCTATAATCTTTTCAGCGCGACCTTGCCTAATTTGGGCATCCAAACAACTTTCATTGATCCTGAAGATCCGGCCAACTTCGAAGCGGCCATCACGGAAAAGACGAAAGCCATCTTCATCGAATCGATCGGAAACCCGAGCACCAACCTGATCGATATCGAAAAAGTCGCTGAAATCGCGCATAGCCATGGCATCATTTTGATCGTGGACAACACCTTCGGCACGCCTTACCTGATCCGTCCGTTCGAATTCGGCGCCGATGTAGTGGTGCATTCCGCCACTAAATTCCTGGGTGGGCACGGCACAACTATGGGCGGCGTCATCGTCGAATCCGGCAAGTTCGATTTCGCAGCCAGCGGAAGATACCCTGGCTTCACGACGCCGGATGCGCATTACAACGGGTTGGTCTATACCGATCTGGGACCTGTAGCGTTCACGACCAAAATCCGCGTGCAGTTGCTGCGCGACACCGGAGCCTGCATCGGACCGATCGATTCCTTCCTGTTGCTGCAAGGAATCGAAACGTTGTCATTGCGCGTCGAACGCCATGTGGAAAACACCCGCAAGGTCGTCGCTTATCTTGCGAACCACCCGAAAGTTTCCTGGGTGAACTATCCGGAACTGCCGGATAGCAAATACAAGGGACTTGCCGATAAATACTTCCCTAAAGGCACCGGTTCGATCTTCACTT harbors:
- a CDS encoding helix-turn-helix domain-containing protein, translating into MLMTNPWDNIELELVREDKEFHYEDLDVHIIYVVLGEALAVLEDDRSVLKQSDFIILNNKKLRIELNNSKVVHFRLKYNSNSMEKTRYSFYFQGDSQSVGRNIAQTFSGYLQQLIDLFVFRDNKKYSFVLHSYYGIIAYLEEYFSTIVKISNKGTTREKILELQSYIDNNYYMEIRLSDISNQFFISEQYLSKIFYEETGKTFTAYLIERRLEQVKRILLNTDLSITDAAYSSGFNNVNSFNKLFKKHFHTTPSLFREQNRKQEEVHQMMEGDQSEMKQLLTSGKRHGVDQITIDLSGEAVNYQSELMINLGYAGDLLLSDLSDQMTRIQELPFRYGRTWGIINDEILQREGPIFDFSKVDRIIDTILSAELIPFLDIGFLGKMIATSYSTIKIVKNFKLPSYRMEDVLERYEALFNHFLDRYGAQEVSRWMLEMWKPNPLVVEHTRAEESVMVHTDNGMLNLLSNNGYITFFGSVKQIVKKLFPAIRYGGCGLSIDIEDSSYKVFLTDWFKDRKNSPDFISIKTFQITLHNQNAYTGKLKNPIDSNENFILEQVSAFKETLKAINDGIPLVISELNVTTSSRDGINDTGFKSTYLIKNLMDIFTKCSIVGYWYYSDATVVDASLENKEIFGGAGLLTRNGIAKNSFTVFHFLSILSENIIYIGNGVCVTKTNMDVYHVLIYNFSQLNSNYYYNYNNVNNFNEESLYSIFTSKRPSEIEIKLNNISALREQVHIKEYRLDSSDNDLAKEIYQLGHVKKYTPELVGYLESKISPKINMYCTEIVDKSIVLNKKLQVHSLIYLEIT
- a CDS encoding 16S rRNA pseudouridine(516) synthase, whose translation is MRLDKLLSECGYGSRGQVKKLIRSKQVSIDGEIVLADSHNVDPQLQTVIVSGKTLTRRTNVYYMLHKPAGVVTAVSDEGNRTVIDLIDPSDRRPGLYPVGRLDKDTEGLLLITDNGQLGYQLLLPHKKVTKRYEVVVNEFVTAADQEAFAEGIVFHGGTTCKPAHLTILSHGDDESRVLLDISEGKFHQVKKMFLSVGKKVTYLKRLTMGPLELDESIPPGSYRPLNEAELEQLKPYFR
- a CDS encoding MmcQ/YjbR family DNA-binding protein → MNRKEGTYMEPQITVRNRLIALCQEHAHVIEDYPFGDSEWTVMRHEGNRKTFAYIYERNGEIWLNVKNTPERNDYLRETILEIMPAYHMNKTHWITLRLVSEELYPIADRIITESYRLTQSKPRKKALARQKEEEL
- a CDS encoding MarR family transcriptional regulator; this translates as MISREMMGAYIPMLHNQFKEQMNRLVGKIDLTTSQIHVLFYLKSRGDEEVIQKDIEEKFNLTNPTVTGIIKRLEAKGFVTRTVSSKDARSKSIHLTEKSIAASKEMKRALQEANKKVFEGFTAEELDVLEGCFKRMLHNLEGGCGHQHGHVHKKENN
- a CDS encoding ABC transporter ATP-binding protein: MKVIMKYLKPFAGTILVSLLILFGQAIGELSLPNLMSDIVNTGIQNGGVEQEAPEALPSEGFALMTLFMAEEDKETFQNSYQLIEGGSSEAEAYSTEFPDSQEADFYVLDETNPERLSSLESIFSKASYSFVTFMKEMSAQQGNAAAVDAESGFADADMIQLYALLPQLQQLPKEAFTASMDVAEAAEPMLYSQIGILFTKLFYEDLGADMDALQNQYIMTKGAQMLAIALAVSVASVAVAYFSSRIASKVSGRMRRDVFAKVESFSNAEFDNFSTASLITRTTNDVQQIQQLITIGIRMLCYAPILATGGLIMAIDKSVSLAWTIAVAVIALVGIMMSILSIAMPKFKVLQSLTDRLNLVSRENLSGMMVIRAFGNEPFEENRFNDANEDYTYTNRFVQRLMSLLMPAMMLVMNGVSLLIIWFGSQQVADSALQIGDMMAYIQYVMQIIMAFLMISMMFIFLPRASVSATRIGEVLDTDLSITDPIDAQLSVKNEGLITFNHVSYHYPKAIENVLTDISFTARPGETTAIIGSTGSGKSTLINLIPRFYDVTDGAIEIDGIDIRKMTQADLRRNIGYVPQKGMLFSGDITSNVLYGKDDASTDEIMKALEVAQAKNFVSEMEDGVETAIAQGGGNVSGGQKQRLSIARALVKKAPIYIFDDSFSALDFKTDAALRSALHAYTDNATVLIVAQRISTIMDAEQIIVLDKGKIVGIGTHDALMKNCETYQEIAKSQLSEEELA
- a CDS encoding ABC transporter ATP-binding protein, yielding MSEMKQRRPQGGPGGGHGPMGGMSAPVVKAKDFKGGFKKLAAYLSPFKWLMAVVFILAVASSLFGIVGPKIMALAIDKLVAGIMLKFTGGSGEIDFDYIGTVLLGLLGLYVLSASFSYLQGFLMSGVSAKVSYKLRKDIMEKINKLPLAYFHKNSQGDVLSRITNDVDTLNTSLNQSLTQIITSITTLVGVFIMMLTISWSLTLVILVVLIVSMMLLMLIMSKSQKHFANQQKYLGAVNGHVEEMYGGHVVMKAFNGEAKSVAAFDKENDQLIEAGFKAEFLSGLMMPLLSLIGNLGYVVVCIMGGAMAAAGNMTIGDIQAFLQYVRNFTQPLTQVAQVGSQLQRMVAASERIFEFLEEEEETVTEARVEMATADVKGNVRFDHVKFGYEPEHLVIKDFSADVKEGQTVALVGPTGAGKTTMVKLLMRFYDLTDGAIYIDNHSLTDFTRSDLRTEFGMVLQDTWLYNGTIMENIRYGKLDATDEEVIAAAKAAQVDHFVRTLPDGYNMVLNEEANNVSQGEKQLLTIARAILADPQIMILDEATSSVDTRTEVLIQKAMETLMHGRTSFIIAHRLSTIKNADLILCMNNGDIVEQGTHQELLAKGGFYADLYNSQFDEGEE